The following coding sequences lie in one Globicephala melas chromosome 15, mGloMel1.2, whole genome shotgun sequence genomic window:
- the UBE2I gene encoding SUMO-conjugating enzyme UBC9, which yields MSGIALSRLAQERKAWRKDHPFGFVAVPTKNPDGTMNLMNWECAIPGKKGTPWEGGLFKLRMLFKDDYPSSPPKCKFEPPLFHPNVYPSGTVCLSILEEDKDWRPAITIKQILLGIQELLNEPNIQDPAQAEAYTIYCQNRVEYEKRVRAQAKKFAPS from the exons ATGTCGGGGATCGCTCTCAGCAGACTTGCCCAGGAGAGGAAAGCTTGGAGAAAAGACCACCCATTT GGTTTTGTGGCCGTCCCAACAAAAAATCCCGACGGCACGATGAACCTCATGAACTGGGAGTGCGCCATTCCCGGGAAGAAGGGG ACTCCGTGGGAAGGAGGCTTGTTTAAACTACGGATGCTGTTCAAAGACGATTATCCATCCTCACCTCCGAAAT GCAAGTTTGAACCGCCGTTATTTCATCCGAACGTGTACCCCTCAGGCACAGTGTGCCTGTCCATCCTGGAGGAGGACAAGGACTGGAGGCCGGCCATCACGATTAAGCAG ATCTTATTAGGAATACAGGAACTTCTAAATGAACCAAATATCCAAGACCCAGCTCAAGCAGAGGCCTACACGATCTACTG CCAAAACAGAGTGGAATACGAGAAAAGGGTTCGAGCACAAGCCAAGAAGTTTGCTCCCTCATAA